The nucleotide window AGCTGCGCAAGGATATTAGTACAAGAAGAACCAAGAAAAACGCCATAAAGGTTTGAAAATGTACGTTGGACGACACTGACACTGGGCTGACTAGGATATTATGACAATTATACACCACTCCATCTCCTATACAAAGTccataaaacaagaaaaagcgAAGATATGGAGCAATGTCTTTCTTTAAAATATCAATGCAAAACTGAACTGCAGCTATTGTGTATTTTGTGCACATATTGCTAACACGACGCAAAACCAAGTGCATTGACGATAAAGGGACAGACGTGTCGCCGTTAGGTCAAAAAGCTACACCACATATTTGTCTAGTAGGCTAAAAGTTGACAGGGTTCACCCTGCAGACCCCTCTTACCTGTTATCTCTGTGTAAATATCAGAGTTTAACTCCGCCTCTGAGTGAGCTGCACAGCGCTTTTTCCTCGACTCGGCTCGTCTCCTCTCGCTCTTGCGTTTCATTTTGTCTTCAGGGCAGCACGGTGAACATTCCTGAGCTAAGCTAGGCCTCACAGACCTCCGCTTCGCAGTACGGCGTCTTGTCCCAGCTTTGTTGCCGTGTTATTAGGACATGGTCCTGCTCCCgcgctgcgtgtgtgtgtgtattgtgttgcCTGTGTGTCAACCGAGGGTCTGCCTGCTACAGCCTCGCTGTGGTCGTGGTGACGTCTCTGAGCAGCATATGTGACGTATCATTATTAGAGCTCCCACCCTCCACTGTTCATCTGCAGAAGCTGTATTGAGAACGTGGGGAATGTAGTCCTATAGGGGTTGAATCCCATTTCAATATGACAATGCAGAGTGTACGCAGCATGACACAAGACAAATGCAGCCTAGAAATAGCAATACAACTTTACTTGCAATAAACACTGTGGATATGagagaaatataaaaagaagACTCTGTGATAGGGCCAATTACTGAGTGCACCAAGTGTTAATAAATATTAACCATGGAACCATCTTACTACTGTACAAGTAAGAACATAATTCATCATTCAACATTTATTCATCATCCTCATTCTCTATGCGTACTATGCGCCACAATTAAAATAtcataatttactcctgcatactttgcactattgcctcaacctgtctatattgtttttgtttatagtttgtatatattgtttggttgttttgtatgagtaagcgCATCGTGAGCAatgatgatccaaagcaaaattcctcgtatgtgtcctcatacctggcaaataaagctgattctgattctgattacaCAACACAAGACGTAACTGATAATGTATGAAATTAAACAGTAATGCATTCATATCTCTCCTATACtaaccacacacattcacaccacaGGGTatattttgacaaaacaatcttaCCTCAAGGACTAGTTTTTTACCTCaagaactttttttcttttgttaatcGCGGAACAAATTGGCCTAGTTTGCTTTGTTCAGAGCTTTTACCTTAATCAGCACATGAGATGTGATTGGAAGCTCTGGAAAAAGctagtaagaaaaaaagaaaagaataagcTAGTAAGAAGACCTTGAGTTAAGCGTCCCTAAACTGAGCGGTGGAGAAGAATTGTTAATGCCCTGTGCATCACAAGGAGACAAAGGGTTTAGGAAGAATATTTCAGACCTATCCAAGATTTTGGCAAGGCAGCTTCCCAGTACAGACATGATAACATAAGATTCAAAAAtactgagtccacaaatattTGTTACAGAGAATGATGTGGCCCCAACAGTGatggggggagagggaggaaggcGGCCAGCTTGCTACACATGGATGATTGGCTTATCGCTGAAGTCCAGAGTCTGTTGAACTCCGGCAAGCTGCAGGAGCCAGTTAATGGGCATGTGGTCCAGACGGTTCatgtcaaaatgggaaaaatgAACATGAGAGCCtgtggagagaagaaagagtgagggaggaaaagagaaagatatAAAACAGTggagtcagagagagaaaatacGATTGAGCAGAATTACAtggacatagagagagagagagagacaggaaagatTACCTGGTCCTGCAATGATGGCGCCACCTTGCTGATGTAGGTCACCCTGGAAGTCAAATGCAGGGCTAGTCATGGCCCTCCATATACTCTTCATCTGCCCCATAAAGATACCAGACTTCACATGGGACTAGGGTGGGCTATGTagacatacacaaaaacaaatattcaatTATTTACCATCTCGAAATATGCTGGCTTTATGCCCTTCTATTGTTATTCCATTACCTGAGTCCGTAaatttctcctctctcttcatcCCAAGCTTTTGATAAATGCACCTCTCTGGGTCCACATACATTTCATAAGGATACCCCGTCAATGAGCAGAAAGGCTAGATGAGATTGAAAATTAAATCAGCATGTGTGGCAGACTGAAATTGTGCATGAGAATCAATAAATGAATTACCTCTATGTGATGGTGAGCAGACTGACCAATCACAACTAGTCTAATGCCAGCATCCTGCAACAACACACATCCAGATGTGGATGttcagaataaaaaaatgtagatgttacaaagCTACTATTAACTATTACTAACTATTAAC belongs to Etheostoma spectabile isolate EspeVRDwgs_2016 chromosome 5, UIUC_Espe_1.0, whole genome shotgun sequence and includes:
- the prxl2c gene encoding LOW QUALITY PROTEIN: peroxiredoxin-like 2C (The sequence of the model RefSeq protein was modified relative to this genomic sequence to represent the inferred CDS: inserted 1 base in 1 codon), which codes for MRIREASGKMAEAVSPVTRQVHPEHRAIRTPSVDFRLEDVEDCLIYDRHGVSDPFKKVYQDRKSVIIFVRNFLCYSCKEYVEDLSKIPKEALEDAGIRLVVIGQSAHHHIEPFCSLTGYPYEMYVDPERCIYQKLGMKREEKFTDSAHPSXHVKSGIFMGQMKSIWRAMTSPAFDFQGDLHQQGGAIIAGPGSHVHFSHFDMNRLDHMPINWLLQLAGVQQTLDFSDKPIIHV